Within the Apis cerana isolate GH-2021 linkage group LG9, AcerK_1.0, whole genome shotgun sequence genome, the region ATTAATTTGGTATGTATCGTCCTtcttaattcttcttcttatttttgacttattttatttctcatttattcttattttcattatgaaacaaatgaaacgaaaaattcttcttcgaataGAACAGAAAAAGATCACGAATCTTGAGTTAAACCtgaattctgaaaaattctGACAAATAATCATCTTCTTCTACCGAATGACAAATATATCCGTTTCAGATGGACGGTAATACTTTCAACGTAGAGGAACTCGAGTCTCGCATTCGAGAACTAACACCCGACAGCTTTACAGAGGATGTACACGAAATTATCGAGCAGTGTATTAGCGAAGGTATAAGTCAATCAAAGTCAcgttcttaattatataacgCACGTATAACATCTTTTACACCTTGCGCCTTCTTTCCCGTTTAGCTGCAGACGAGGACGAATGCGTGGTTGCCCGAAAATATACCGATTGTGctttaaaacaaatgaaattcctTGATtctgaattagaaaatttaagtaaaaattaaagtgtAATAACTAATCGACTACTTGGATGATCGCAATCgcaagatcgatcgaaattgtacTTAAATTAGTTGgtagaaatatcaaataaaacgaaaagcaTGCAACCAATTTTTTATCCGTATCTCTTAtacattaacattttatacgtaattattacagaaaattaTCCTTCGCTCGTGTTACAATGTATCTAAATAATCTATCAATCTGTTACAAAGAACAGTCTGAAGAATAAAAACGATTCGAACGATCGGTATCAATGACAAACGACGATGACACATCTCGTTCCCgaacaattcttttatttttttttttttccaaacaatTAAGACGCGCAACAACAAAGGGAGATTAAATCACGAAAATAACCGGAAACGTATCCGCTAATTAACGCTATGTTTTTTCTCTCAACTctttcgtttgaaattttcttcgatcggTGACTATGCATACGACAGTCTAAGTCTACAATCTAACCAGCAACGCGTAAGTAAATCTCAAGGTCTCTATTATCCGATTCTTCGTTCGATTCAATTCTTTCTCgtataaataaacgattacacgatcgatttcttttatctcctttattttcttctttttttctttttttttatcatccatataaatatcattttaatttccgATGATTACATACCGCGCGATCGAGTCAAGATGACTCGATACAATTGCAATTATCGTTCGCGAAGGTGTACAGCTATTTCGTAGAACAGACGAGCGACGATTCAGACGAAGTATATTTTCTATCGTATCTGAAGGAGGGATGGTCAAGCTCggtggaaagaaaggaaaaaagaagaagaaaatctcGGTTAcgattgatgaaaatttgctCGGAGGTACGAAACGTTGGCCGCAAACGTTTGCGGGCGGAATACGCGATTCgacataaatgaaattacaaagTCAAATGTAGATCGGGGTACGCGCGTCGGATAAAGCCACTTAATGCAAACGACTATCGTCGAAATGGCTAAACCTTTCGTTCAACACGATCCGAATTAACCAGCAACGATACTCTTCGAATCGCCAAATATCCGGCGTAACCACTCATTTCTTCGTACAATGTTACATTCGTCAATCGTGATCATATTTGCAAATACTGGATCGTCTCGTGATAGATTTCTCCGAATCGTCCACGATAAAAGGGAAAATCGAGCAGAGagaattggaaagaaattttcaatcgcCCCAAAATATGTAAGCCGAAAATCAATTATTGGATCCCGTTGAGACGCAGTGTTTAGCCCTTAGACTGCGTCGCGCCGAGTGACGGGATAACTCTGTTACTGTAATTCAATCGACTCGTCTGGTCCTATAAAGGCTTCCACCAACCGTAGACACGCGCA harbors:
- the LOC108000552 gene encoding uncharacterized protein LOC108000552, whose product is MKITIVFLLCIIYCALDVRADAIALLCSQKAGFNLPDLKSIYEDKSEEQMKKLGCFEACVFQKINLMDGNTFNVEELESRIRELTPDSFTEDVHEIIEQCISEAADEDECVVARKYTDCALKQMKFLDSELENLSKN